The Danio rerio strain Tuebingen ecotype United States chromosome 10, GRCz12tu, whole genome shotgun sequence genome contains a region encoding:
- the ccl19b gene encoding C-C motif chemokine 19b precursor, with the protein MMLSNSIVAAALLILSVSLWSCTTALGDDAVDCCLTTSDRRIPQKVVTTFTLQTGEGGCRVPATIFVTKKGLKLCAPFPSQNNWVSRLIDHILGREKPAQKRPRKSKGKKQRQQ; encoded by the exons ATGATGCTTTCCAACTCAATAGTGGCCGCTGCTCTGCTCATACTGAGTGTTAGTCTGTGGAGCTGCACAACAG CTCTCGGCGATGATGCAGTGGATTGTTGTTTAACCACCAGCGACCGGCGAATCCCTCAGAAAGTGGTGACGACTTTCACTCTTCAGACCGGAGAAGGAGGCTGCAGAGTTCCTGCCACAAT ATTTGTCACAAAGAAGGGCTTGAAGCTCTGCGCACCATTTCCGAGCCAGAATAACTGGGTGAGCAGACTGATTGACCACATACTAGGAAGAGAAAAACCAGCACAAAAACGACCCAGGAAATCTAAAG GAAAGAAACAGAGACAGCAGTGA